One stretch of Humidesulfovibrio mexicanus DNA includes these proteins:
- a CDS encoding class I SAM-dependent DNA methyltransferase, whose translation MSDAFAARASEWDANPVRAAMHRAFYELVLRTAEENGGLDGRSVLEFGCGTGALGLRLAGHGARLTFVDTSPAMLEVLRGKLELEGAPRATVLEGDIARLSVGTASQDLAVTLMALHHVPDIVPMLARLRSLLRPGGLLLAGDLFTEDGSFHADGSAAHNGFDPEAMRAMCGEAGFAVRRLLPFHVLRRPDATGTMREYPLFFLAASPA comes from the coding sequence ATGAGCGACGCCTTCGCCGCACGCGCATCAGAGTGGGACGCCAACCCCGTGCGCGCGGCCATGCACCGGGCGTTTTATGAGCTGGTGCTGCGCACCGCCGAGGAGAACGGCGGCCTGGACGGACGTTCCGTGCTGGAGTTCGGCTGCGGCACCGGAGCCCTGGGCCTGCGTCTGGCCGGACACGGGGCGCGGCTCACCTTCGTGGACACCTCTCCGGCCATGCTGGAGGTGCTGCGCGGCAAGCTGGAGCTGGAAGGCGCGCCACGGGCCACGGTGCTTGAGGGCGACATCGCCCGGCTGTCCGTGGGCACGGCCAGCCAGGATCTGGCCGTGACCCTTATGGCCCTGCACCACGTTCCGGACATCGTGCCCATGCTGGCGCGCCTGCGTTCGCTCCTGCGGCCCGGCGGGCTGCTTTTGGCGGGAGATTTGTTCACCGAGGACGGCAGTTTTCATGCCGACGGCTCCGCCGCGCACAACGGCTTCGACCCCGAGGCGATGCGCGCCATGTGCGGAGAGGCCGGGTTCGCCGTGCGCCGCCTGCTGCCGTTTCATGTGCTGCGCAGACCCGACGCCACCGGAACCATGCGCGAATACCCGTTGTTCTTCCTGGCCGCCAGCCCGGCGTAG
- a CDS encoding metal ABC transporter permease — protein sequence MLEALSFDFFRNALMAGLLVSVICGVIGSLVVVNRIVFLAGGVAHASYGGVGLAFHLGLPVLPVTAAFSTLAALGMAWVTLSRRERADTIIGVLWAAGMALGIILLDLTPGYNADLMSYLFGSILAVPDADLKLMAWLCALVLALAALFSRGLLVMSFDMEFARARGVPVRFLHFLLMGLTALCVVMVIRVVGLILVMALLTIPPFIAERRARSLPGMMFLAGCLSALFCVLGLYLSFSLDLTCGASIIAVACAGFAVSTLLPRRGALEET from the coding sequence ATCCTGGAAGCCCTGTCCTTCGACTTCTTCCGCAACGCCCTCATGGCCGGGCTGCTGGTCAGCGTCATCTGCGGGGTCATCGGCTCGCTGGTGGTGGTGAACCGCATCGTGTTCCTGGCCGGAGGCGTGGCCCACGCCTCCTACGGCGGAGTCGGCCTGGCCTTCCACCTGGGCCTGCCCGTGCTGCCCGTCACCGCCGCCTTCTCCACCCTGGCGGCCCTGGGCATGGCCTGGGTCACCCTGTCGCGCCGGGAACGCGCCGATACCATCATCGGAGTGCTGTGGGCGGCGGGCATGGCCTTGGGCATCATCCTGCTGGACCTGACCCCCGGCTACAACGCCGACCTCATGAGCTACCTCTTCGGCAGCATCCTGGCCGTGCCCGACGCGGACCTCAAGCTCATGGCCTGGCTCTGCGCCCTGGTGCTGGCCCTGGCCGCGCTCTTTTCGCGGGGGCTGCTGGTCATGAGCTTCGACATGGAGTTCGCGCGCGCGCGCGGCGTGCCCGTGCGCTTCCTGCACTTCCTGCTCATGGGCCTTACGGCGCTGTGCGTGGTCATGGTCATCCGCGTGGTGGGCCTCATCCTGGTCATGGCCCTGCTGACCATCCCGCCGTTCATCGCCGAGCGCCGCGCCCGCTCACTGCCGGGCATGATGTTCCTGGCAGGCTGCTTGAGCGCGCTGTTCTGCGTGCTTGGCCTGTACCTGTCCTTCAGCCTTGATCTCACCTGCGGCGCCAGCATCATCGCCGTGGCCTGCGCGGGCTTCGCAGTGTCCACGCTGCTGCCCCGGCGTGGTGCGCTGGAGGAGACATGA
- a CDS encoding metal ABC transporter ATP-binding protein translates to MENTPAIEISDLWFSYGAARVLDKVNLTLPAGEFLAVLGPNGGGKSTLLKLLLGFVRPGGGSIRVLGRPAGQAGGRIGYLPQFTQVSASFPITVLGATLLGLVRPGIDCFRSLERRRREREAALHALSRVGLADLAGRRLSELSGGQRQRVFIARAIVSGPELLLLDEPTASVDGKSRQELMALLAELNRDMTIVMVSHDMSTVDGCVNSIACVNRTLHLHKDSRLTPRIFAEAMGMDLTAGCPVELFAHGPVPHRVVLSHDDPGCGDCGHAKNDDRSPE, encoded by the coding sequence TTGGAGAACACCCCGGCCATAGAGATTTCCGACCTCTGGTTCAGCTACGGCGCCGCGCGCGTGCTGGACAAGGTGAACCTGACCCTGCCCGCGGGCGAATTCCTGGCCGTGCTTGGCCCCAACGGCGGCGGCAAGTCCACCCTGCTCAAGCTGCTGCTGGGCTTTGTGCGGCCCGGCGGCGGAAGCATCCGCGTCCTGGGCCGCCCTGCCGGCCAGGCGGGCGGACGCATCGGCTACCTGCCGCAGTTCACCCAGGTCTCGGCCAGCTTTCCCATCACCGTGCTGGGCGCAACGCTTTTAGGCCTTGTGCGGCCCGGCATCGACTGCTTCCGCAGTCTGGAGCGCCGCAGACGGGAGCGCGAGGCCGCCCTGCACGCCCTTTCCCGCGTGGGCCTGGCCGACCTGGCCGGCCGCAGGCTCTCGGAGCTCTCCGGCGGACAGCGCCAGCGCGTCTTCATCGCGCGCGCCATCGTCTCCGGACCGGAACTGCTGCTGCTGGACGAACCCACGGCCAGCGTGGACGGCAAAAGCAGGCAGGAGCTCATGGCCCTCTTGGCCGAGCTCAACCGCGACATGACCATCGTCATGGTCAGCCACGACATGTCCACCGTGGACGGCTGCGTGAACTCCATCGCCTGCGTGAACCGCACCCTGCACCTGCACAAGGACTCGCGCCTTACCCCGCGCATCTTCGCCGAAGCCATGGGCATGGACCTGACGGCGGGCTGCCCTGTGGAGCTCTTCGCCCACGGGCCGGTGCCGCACCGCGTGGTGCTGAGCCACGACGACCCCGGCTGCGGCGACTGCGGCCACGCCAAAAACGATGACAGGAGCCCTGAATGA
- a CDS encoding energy transducer TonB, producing MEHGCALDSGGLHPSSHALPEGGPARRAPSRLLVPGFGGRGVRVRSLALGVSALVHALLVFALLASGLDAPLPEPPALIDVEFVEIGGARGGGGSAASASKVAAPQASKAARAAQAPPKAVPVPSTFAPPVPKAAPESVSQTAVQATAARTTGATASAGAGQSAGQSDGLGGSGGGSGGGQGTGRGGATGPGTGQGGLAVDRMPAPLRTVKPRYPMAARRAGQEGQVLLRLFVDAEGRVGQVAVLKAEPEGLFEESALEAVRKWRFSPAMNKGAAVGMWLTLPVRFALER from the coding sequence ATGGAGCATGGTTGCGCACTGGATTCAGGCGGTCTGCATCCGTCCTCCCACGCCCTGCCCGAGGGCGGTCCTGCCCGGCGCGCGCCCTCGCGTTTGCTGGTCCCCGGATTTGGCGGGCGCGGGGTGCGGGTGCGCAGTCTGGCCCTGGGCGTTTCCGCGCTGGTGCACGCCCTGCTGGTCTTTGCCCTGCTGGCGTCCGGGTTGGATGCCCCCCTGCCCGAGCCGCCCGCCCTCATCGACGTGGAGTTCGTGGAGATCGGCGGCGCGCGCGGCGGCGGCGGTTCTGCCGCATCAGCGTCCAAGGTCGCGGCGCCCCAGGCCTCAAAAGCGGCGCGCGCGGCGCAGGCGCCGCCCAAGGCCGTGCCCGTGCCAAGCACATTCGCCCCGCCAGTTCCAAAGGCGGCTCCGGAGAGCGTGTCGCAGACGGCGGTGCAGGCCACGGCGGCCCGGACCACGGGCGCGACAGCATCCGCAGGCGCTGGCCAGTCCGCTGGACAGTCCGATGGCCTTGGGGGCTCGGGCGGCGGCTCCGGCGGCGGCCAGGGCACGGGGCGCGGCGGGGCGACCGGTCCGGGAACGGGGCAGGGCGGCCTTGCCGTGGATCGTATGCCCGCGCCCCTGCGCACGGTGAAGCCTCGCTATCCCATGGCCGCGCGACGGGCCGGGCAGGAGGGGCAGGTGTTGCTGCGGCTCTTCGTGGACGCAGAGGGCCGCGTGGGGCAGGTGGCCGTGCTCAAGGCCGAGCCCGAGGGCCTGTTCGAGGAGAGCGCCCTGGAGGCCGTGCGCAAGTGGCGCTTCAGCCCGGCCATGAACAAGGGCGCGGCCGTGGGCATGTGGCTCACCTTGCCGGTGCGCTTCGCCCTGGAGCGCTAG
- a CDS encoding lactate utilization protein: MDAPILAQRRKLAGQIMKQLGSRRMASSYCDTAAQARDEILGRIPDGASVLRCGSESVVGLGLWEALESRPGVTVLNPYAPGLSPEQAFDIRRRGFLADVLLTSTNALTLDGRLVSLDGSCTRVAPMLFGPRKVILLVGMNKVVADLEAAYARVRTVAAPANNIRLAGVMGLKNPCVEDGRCHNCRSETKICNAWTVIEGSSVKDRIHVVLVGEDLGY, from the coding sequence ATGGACGCACCGATTCTGGCGCAACGGCGGAAGCTCGCCGGACAGATCATGAAACAGCTGGGTTCGCGCCGCATGGCGTCCAGCTATTGCGACACCGCCGCCCAGGCCAGGGACGAGATCCTCGGCCGCATTCCGGACGGGGCCTCCGTGCTGCGCTGCGGCTCGGAGTCCGTCGTCGGCCTGGGCCTGTGGGAGGCGCTGGAAAGCCGACCCGGCGTCACGGTGCTGAACCCCTACGCCCCCGGCCTGAGCCCGGAGCAGGCCTTCGACATCCGCCGCCGGGGCTTCCTGGCCGACGTGCTCTTGACCAGCACCAACGCCCTCACCCTGGACGGCCGCCTGGTGAGCCTGGACGGTTCCTGCACCCGGGTGGCGCCCATGCTCTTCGGCCCGCGCAAGGTCATTCTGCTGGTGGGCATGAACAAGGTGGTTGCCGATCTGGAAGCCGCGTACGCCCGCGTGCGCACGGTGGCCGCTCCGGCCAACAACATCCGTCTGGCGGGCGTCATGGGCCTCAAAAATCCCTGCGTCGAGGATGGCCGCTGCCACAACTGCCGCAGCGAAACCAAGATTTGCAACGCCTGGACCGTCATCGAGGGCTCAAGCGTCAAGGATCGCATCCATGTGGTGCTGGTGGGGGAAGACCTGGGCTACTAG
- the acs gene encoding acetate--CoA ligase has protein sequence MDNSGTLDSLAQELRVFRPLPQLVIEANVNPQELEAFRRQAAHDPLGYWEEAADELDWYKKWDRVLDDSDAPFCRWFPGARCNIVYNCLDRHIETANKNKLALIWEGEPGDSRKYTYYELYREVNRFAGALRTLGVKKGECVIIYMPPLPEAVIAMLACARIGAPHSLVFAGFSARALRQRIKDVEAKLVVTADGFYRNGQIIKLKPVVDEALVGGSADCVDSVVVVHRAKVDTDMQEGRDYWYDDVVRRERPESPAEVMDANDTLFLLHTSGATGAPKVVSHCHGGYMVGVHRTLTHVFDIKPTDIFWCTADLGWITGHSAVVYGPLLAGTTTLIYEGHPNYPQADRMWHIVSKYGVTIFYTAPTLIRMLMRFGPQYPRMHDLSTLRLLGTVGEPIGPETWLWFYRHIGRGECPLLDTWWQTETGMFMISPLPISLLKPGSVTKPLPGVEVDVVDREGASVPPGKGGLLVITRPWPAMMTGVFDPSAKAGGAGRERFAESFARFPGKYLAGDVAKRDEDGFLWIEGRADDVLNIAGHRLGTAELENAFRAHPAVAEAAIIGVPDKIKGEAAKAFIILNQGVAPSDELILELQNHMRKELGPVAVIKGVEFRDSLPRTRSGKILRRVLKAQETGESPGDLSMLEDAD, from the coding sequence ATGGACAACAGCGGAACCCTGGACAGCCTGGCGCAGGAGCTGCGCGTGTTCCGGCCCCTGCCCCAACTGGTCATAGAGGCCAACGTGAACCCCCAGGAGCTGGAGGCCTTCCGGCGCCAGGCCGCCCACGACCCACTGGGCTACTGGGAGGAGGCCGCCGACGAACTGGACTGGTACAAGAAGTGGGACCGCGTGTTGGACGACTCGGACGCGCCCTTCTGCCGCTGGTTCCCCGGCGCGCGCTGCAACATCGTGTACAACTGCCTGGACCGCCACATAGAGACCGCCAACAAGAACAAGCTGGCGCTCATCTGGGAGGGCGAACCCGGAGATTCCCGCAAGTACACCTATTACGAGCTCTACCGCGAGGTGAACCGCTTCGCCGGAGCCCTGCGCACCCTGGGCGTCAAAAAGGGCGAGTGCGTCATCATCTACATGCCGCCCCTGCCCGAGGCCGTCATCGCCATGCTGGCCTGCGCGCGCATCGGCGCGCCGCACTCCCTCGTGTTCGCGGGCTTTTCCGCCAGGGCGCTCAGGCAGCGCATCAAGGACGTTGAGGCCAAGCTCGTGGTCACAGCCGACGGCTTCTACAGAAACGGGCAGATCATCAAGCTCAAGCCCGTGGTGGACGAAGCCCTTGTGGGCGGCAGCGCCGACTGCGTGGACTCCGTGGTGGTGGTGCACCGCGCCAAGGTGGACACCGACATGCAGGAGGGCCGCGATTACTGGTACGACGACGTGGTGCGCCGCGAGCGGCCGGAATCGCCCGCCGAGGTGATGGACGCGAACGACACGCTCTTTCTGCTGCACACCAGCGGCGCCACCGGCGCGCCCAAGGTGGTGAGCCATTGCCACGGCGGCTATATGGTGGGCGTGCACCGCACCCTCACCCATGTCTTCGACATCAAGCCCACGGACATTTTCTGGTGCACGGCGGACCTGGGCTGGATAACCGGGCACAGCGCCGTGGTCTACGGCCCGCTTCTGGCGGGCACCACCACGCTCATCTACGAAGGCCACCCCAACTACCCGCAGGCCGACCGCATGTGGCACATCGTCAGCAAATACGGGGTGACCATCTTCTACACCGCGCCCACGCTCATACGGATGCTCATGCGTTTCGGGCCGCAGTACCCGCGTATGCACGACCTCTCCACCTTGCGCCTCTTAGGCACCGTGGGCGAGCCCATCGGCCCGGAAACTTGGCTGTGGTTCTACCGGCACATCGGCCGGGGGGAATGCCCGCTGCTGGACACCTGGTGGCAGACGGAAACCGGCATGTTCATGATCTCGCCGCTGCCCATCTCGCTTTTGAAGCCCGGCAGCGTGACCAAGCCCCTGCCCGGCGTGGAGGTGGACGTGGTGGACCGCGAGGGCGCAAGCGTCCCGCCGGGCAAGGGGGGACTGCTCGTCATCACCCGGCCCTGGCCGGCCATGATGACCGGGGTCTTCGACCCCTCCGCGAAAGCGGGCGGCGCCGGGCGCGAGCGCTTTGCGGAGTCCTTTGCGCGCTTCCCCGGCAAATATCTGGCGGGCGACGTGGCCAAGCGCGACGAGGACGGGTTCCTCTGGATCGAGGGCCGCGCCGACGACGTGCTGAACATCGCCGGGCACCGGCTGGGCACCGCGGAGCTGGAGAACGCCTTCCGCGCGCACCCCGCCGTGGCCGAGGCCGCGATCATCGGCGTGCCGGACAAGATCAAGGGCGAGGCGGCCAAGGCCTTCATCATCCTGAACCAGGGGGTAGCCCCGTCCGACGAGCTGATTCTGGAGCTGCAAAACCACATGCGCAAGGAGCTGGGGCCGGTGGCGGTGATCAAGGGCGTGGAGTTCCGCGACAGTCTGCCGCGCACCAGAAGCGGCAAGATCCTGCGCCGGGTGCTCAAGGCCCAGGAAACCGGGGAGTCTCCGGGCGACCTTTCCATGCTGGAGGACGCCGACTAG
- a CDS encoding LytR/AlgR family response regulator transcription factor, with amino-acid sequence MAKLKTLLLHPDPIVRRDLRRALSGAGFLSVLGEAVTAFEAMELIEAIPYGALFVGLDLPGGVSGLELAQMLSGRKNKPALVFLAGSEVHAYAAIEQGATDYLIWPAPEERVQKTLAKLSEFKARFREVPMPATWSEAAPPAPGFDSGPGGPDGYGGWAEGEGRTVSLPLEDDEQEHFLSALKQAWDTNQTRTPEIEKLAVSQDGRMFLVPYGQIVFVEAYEDYSYVHTAQQKYLTSYRVKYLEERLAPHRFFRVHRKYLVNLDMVTEIASLPGSNFMLRTAGRTRIELPISRRRIASLKQVLGF; translated from the coding sequence ATGGCCAAGCTCAAGACGCTTCTGCTGCACCCCGACCCCATCGTCCGCCGCGACCTGCGCCGGGCGCTCTCCGGCGCGGGCTTCCTCTCCGTGCTGGGCGAGGCGGTGACCGCCTTCGAGGCCATGGAGCTCATCGAGGCCATCCCCTACGGCGCGCTGTTCGTGGGCCTGGACTTGCCCGGCGGGGTCTCCGGCCTGGAGCTGGCGCAGATGCTCTCCGGACGCAAGAACAAGCCCGCGCTGGTGTTTTTGGCGGGCAGCGAGGTCCACGCGTACGCGGCCATCGAGCAGGGCGCCACGGACTACCTCATCTGGCCCGCACCGGAAGAACGCGTGCAAAAGACCCTGGCCAAGCTCTCCGAGTTCAAGGCCCGCTTCCGCGAAGTGCCCATGCCCGCTACCTGGTCCGAGGCCGCGCCCCCGGCCCCCGGCTTCGACTCCGGCCCCGGCGGGCCGGACGGGTATGGAGGCTGGGCCGAGGGCGAGGGCAGGACCGTGTCCCTGCCCCTTGAGGACGACGAGCAGGAGCATTTCCTCTCCGCCCTGAAACAGGCCTGGGACACCAACCAGACCCGCACCCCGGAGATAGAGAAGCTGGCGGTCTCCCAGGACGGGCGCATGTTCCTGGTGCCCTACGGGCAGATTGTGTTCGTGGAGGCCTACGAGGACTATTCCTACGTACACACCGCGCAGCAGAAATATCTCACCAGCTACCGCGTGAAGTACCTGGAGGAGCGCCTGGCCCCGCACCGCTTCTTCCGCGTGCACCGCAAGTACCTGGTGAACCTGGACATGGTGACGGAGATCGCGTCGCTGCCGGGCAGCAACTTCATGCTGCGCACGGCGGGCAGAACGCGCATCGAGCTGCCCATCAGCCGCAGGCGCATCGCAAGCCTGAAGCAGGTGCTGGGCTTCTAG
- a CDS encoding metallophosphoesterase family protein → MNQAPRSRIAVISDVHGNLEALKAVLADIDASASGKDQGVPRILNLGDMVGYGPEPDACVKLLAARGAESVLGNHEHGLLEAQARSWFNPQARKALDRTRALLSEEALMSFRTLPRTREAEGALFVHGCPPGLVSKYLYELDDEALREAFGLYPHRLCFVGHTHELQRVSLQPGGRIERKALGKGVMELDPAARHIINAGAVGQPRDGGNKAKYLLWEPAAPGAPDRIEVRRVAYDIAKTAAAIIEKGLPAVYADRLW, encoded by the coding sequence ATGAATCAAGCGCCACGCTCCCGCATCGCCGTCATCTCCGACGTGCACGGCAACCTGGAGGCCCTGAAGGCCGTCTTGGCCGACATCGACGCTTCGGCGTCCGGCAAGGACCAGGGAGTCCCGCGCATCTTGAACCTGGGCGACATGGTGGGCTACGGGCCGGAGCCCGACGCCTGCGTGAAGCTGCTTGCCGCGCGGGGGGCCGAAAGCGTGTTGGGCAACCACGAGCACGGCCTGCTGGAAGCCCAGGCCCGCAGCTGGTTCAATCCGCAAGCGCGCAAGGCTCTGGACCGCACGCGCGCGCTTCTGTCCGAGGAAGCGCTCATGAGCTTCCGCACCCTGCCGCGTACGCGGGAGGCTGAAGGCGCGCTGTTCGTGCACGGCTGCCCGCCGGGGCTGGTGTCGAAGTATCTGTACGAGTTGGACGACGAGGCCCTGCGCGAGGCCTTTGGCCTGTATCCCCACCGCCTGTGCTTCGTGGGCCACACGCACGAGCTGCAGCGGGTGAGCCTGCAGCCCGGCGGCCGGATCGAGCGCAAGGCCCTGGGCAAGGGCGTCATGGAGCTGGACCCCGCCGCCCGGCACATCATCAACGCCGGGGCCGTGGGCCAGCCGCGCGATGGCGGCAACAAGGCCAAGTATCTGCTTTGGGAGCCCGCCGCGCCCGGCGCGCCCGACCGCATCGAGGTGCGCCGCGTGGCCTACGACATCGCCAAGACCGCCGCGGCCATCATCGAGAAGGGGCTGCCCGCGGTCTACGCCGACCGGCTCTGGTAG
- a CDS encoding sensor histidine kinase, with protein sequence MSVIDTSRSRPRILVADDETIIAMQIGELLESEGYALAGVAATASQAVDMARTLRPDLVLMDIVMPGGAGDPDMDAPSDGLDACAAIQRELNIPVVLLSAHGEEQFLRRARRALPAAYLIKPCQNTQVRAAIEMALALRVHNDPAAPFRLREAHHRIKNSFSLLHSMLRIQEIQATDAKARHALADAGARVLALARAHEAMLFGGPESMVDAKAHVERLAEALFQAQSPPPPQAPLALELDVEPLPLLPGQVIPCGIFLAEALTNAIRHAFPPHWNGGGNGDGATVRVSLTEEDGQAVLRVSDNGRGFCGEVQELCRRCFGLQCLKAAAEQLEGCMELGDGPLGGAVAAVRFPLFSGYQSRSA encoded by the coding sequence ATGAGCGTCATCGACACGTCCCGCAGCCGCCCGCGCATCCTGGTGGCCGACGACGAGACCATCATCGCCATGCAGATCGGCGAGCTGCTGGAGTCCGAGGGCTACGCCCTGGCCGGGGTGGCCGCAACGGCAAGCCAGGCGGTGGACATGGCCAGGACCCTCCGGCCCGATCTCGTGCTCATGGACATCGTCATGCCCGGCGGCGCCGGGGATCCCGACATGGACGCCCCGTCCGACGGGCTGGACGCCTGCGCGGCCATACAGCGCGAGCTCAACATCCCGGTGGTGCTGCTTTCGGCCCACGGGGAGGAGCAGTTCCTGCGCCGCGCCCGCCGCGCCCTGCCCGCCGCGTACCTGATCAAGCCCTGCCAGAACACCCAGGTGCGCGCGGCCATAGAAATGGCCCTGGCCCTGCGCGTGCACAACGACCCCGCCGCCCCCTTCCGCCTGCGCGAGGCCCACCACCGCATCAAGAACAGCTTTTCGCTGCTGCACAGCATGTTGCGCATCCAGGAGATTCAGGCCACGGACGCCAAGGCCCGGCACGCCCTGGCCGATGCGGGCGCCCGCGTGCTGGCCCTGGCCCGCGCGCACGAGGCCATGCTCTTCGGCGGGCCGGAGAGCATGGTGGACGCCAAGGCCCATGTGGAACGCCTGGCCGAGGCGCTGTTCCAGGCCCAGTCTCCCCCGCCGCCCCAGGCCCCGCTCGCCCTGGAGCTGGACGTGGAGCCCCTGCCCCTTTTGCCCGGACAGGTTATTCCCTGCGGCATCTTCCTGGCCGAGGCCCTCACCAACGCCATCCGCCACGCCTTCCCCCCCCATTGGAACGGCGGCGGGAACGGGGACGGCGCAACGGTCCGCGTGTCGCTCACGGAGGAGGACGGCCAGGCCGTGCTCCGGGTGTCCGACAACGGCCGAGGCTTTTGCGGAGAGGTGCAGGAGCTTTGCCGCCGCTGCTTCGGGCTGCAATGCCTGAAGGCGGCTGCGGAGCAGTTGGAGGGCTGCATGGAGCTGGGCGACGGCCCGCTGGGCGGCGCTGTGGCCGCGGTGCGCTTTCCGCTGTTTTCCGGCTACCAGAGCCGGTCGGCGTAG
- a CDS encoding Gfo/Idh/MocA family protein translates to MPAPQKTLRVGLIGAGLIARQHLLAIAQNPGVAAVGIASRTRDKAQVLADEFGVPLVADSPAELAQAARPDALMILVSPQAVAQVALDCLGLRLPLFLEKPVGLCVAEAEAVALAARRAGVPGMVGFNRRHYSVFAKGLEILRERGRLLAVHVEGSERMALARSSGRFSEEVLRAWIFANATHTIDLLRHFGGEPEEVCAFSASLREPLGDQFAACLRFPGGTLGSYAANWHSPGGWGVVLKGEGVSVEFRPLETGRAIFADGTVRDITPDAAEKGLKAGFAGQLAAFADMVRTGRLAPPSQDLDGALLTMRLAERLAGRPVPLG, encoded by the coding sequence ATGCCCGCCCCCCAAAAAACCCTCCGCGTCGGCCTGATCGGCGCCGGGCTCATCGCCCGGCAGCATCTGCTCGCCATTGCCCAAAATCCCGGCGTTGCGGCCGTGGGAATCGCCTCGCGCACGCGGGACAAGGCACAAGTCCTGGCCGATGAATTCGGCGTGCCGCTGGTGGCCGACAGCCCCGCCGAACTGGCGCAGGCGGCCCGGCCGGACGCCCTCATGATCCTGGTCTCGCCCCAGGCCGTGGCCCAGGTGGCCCTGGACTGCCTGGGCCTGCGCCTGCCGCTGTTTCTGGAAAAACCCGTGGGCCTGTGCGTGGCCGAGGCCGAAGCAGTGGCCCTGGCCGCGCGTCGGGCGGGCGTGCCCGGCATGGTGGGCTTCAACCGCCGCCACTACTCGGTGTTCGCCAAGGGGCTGGAAATCCTCCGCGAACGCGGACGGCTTTTGGCCGTGCATGTGGAGGGCAGCGAGCGCATGGCCCTGGCCCGCTCCTCGGGACGCTTCAGCGAGGAGGTGCTGCGGGCCTGGATTTTCGCCAACGCCACGCACACCATCGACCTGTTGCGCCACTTCGGGGGCGAACCCGAGGAGGTCTGCGCCTTCTCCGCCAGCCTGCGCGAGCCCCTGGGCGACCAGTTCGCGGCCTGCCTGCGCTTCCCCGGAGGAACCCTGGGATCCTACGCGGCCAACTGGCACTCGCCGGGCGGCTGGGGCGTGGTGCTCAAGGGAGAGGGCGTGAGCGTGGAGTTCCGGCCGCTGGAAACCGGCCGCGCGATTTTTGCCGATGGAACGGTGCGGGACATCACGCCCGACGCCGCGGAAAAGGGCCTCAAGGCGGGCTTCGCCGGACAGCTGGCCGCCTTTGCGGACATGGTGCGCACGGGCCGTCTGGCCCCGCCCTCGCAGGATTTGGACGGCGCGCTTCTGACCATGCGCCTGGCCGAGCGCCTGGCCGGGCGGCCCGTGCCGCTCGGCTAG
- a CDS encoding Gfo/Idh/MocA family protein — translation MKDIRAAVIGLGGMGRRHVAALDGLADLGVRTTAVCDMNIAAAQEFAAARAQAGFAAPAAHAHWREALAAGGVDLLCVATNGPSHRDIVLAAAEAKIPFVLCEKPMSTSGAAAREMAAACEAAGTRLAVNLCRRFLTRCLLFRNALRAGLVGRPRRFWSVVGGGGVGCVGLHYFDYAAWLFDARPVWVSAELTENPAPNVRGPQFFDPGGQVSVGFECADGWRFTGDFELSEDVPRASRCMVVGTEGVAETDDYDPPPAGAARAKARPADQRGVVKTRLVLPEPVPLDHGPALDIVQATRDCLADLVGPFAQPTVAAGVESVDVVLGAHLSSQNRGARVALPLSGAGLALDVPIT, via the coding sequence ATGAAGGACATTCGCGCCGCCGTCATCGGACTGGGCGGCATGGGCAGGCGGCATGTGGCCGCCCTGGACGGCCTTGCGGACCTGGGCGTGCGCACCACGGCCGTGTGCGACATGAACATCGCGGCCGCGCAGGAATTCGCCGCCGCGCGCGCGCAGGCCGGTTTCGCCGCCCCTGCCGCCCATGCCCACTGGCGCGAGGCTCTCGCCGCCGGGGGGGTGGACCTGCTGTGCGTGGCCACCAACGGCCCCAGCCACCGCGACATCGTGCTGGCCGCGGCAGAGGCCAAAATTCCCTTTGTGCTGTGCGAAAAGCCCATGAGCACCAGCGGGGCCGCGGCGCGGGAAATGGCCGCCGCCTGCGAGGCCGCGGGCACGCGCCTGGCCGTAAACCTTTGCCGCCGCTTCCTCACGCGCTGCCTGCTGTTCCGGAACGCCCTGCGCGCCGGGCTGGTGGGCCGCCCCAGGCGCTTCTGGTCCGTGGTGGGCGGCGGCGGCGTGGGCTGCGTGGGCCTGCACTATTTCGACTACGCGGCCTGGCTCTTTGACGCGCGCCCGGTGTGGGTGAGCGCGGAGCTGACGGAGAACCCCGCGCCCAACGTGCGCGGGCCGCAGTTCTTCGATCCCGGCGGCCAAGTGAGCGTGGGCTTCGAGTGCGCGGACGGCTGGCGCTTCACGGGCGATTTCGAACTCTCGGAGGACGTGCCCAGGGCCTCGCGCTGCATGGTGGTGGGCACCGAGGGCGTGGCCGAGACCGACGACTACGACCCGCCCCCGGCCGGAGCGGCCAGGGCCAAGGCCCGCCCGGCCGACCAGCGCGGCGTGGTCAAGACCCGGCTGGTGCTGCCAGAGCCCGTGCCCCTGGACCACGGCCCGGCGCTGGACATCGTGCAGGCCACCCGCGACTGCCTGGCCGATCTCGTGGGCCCCTTTGCCCAGCCCACGGTGGCGGCGGGCGTGGAGTCCGTGGATGTGGTGCTGGGCGCGCACCTGTCCTCGCAAAACCGCGGCGCGCGCGTGGCCCTGCCCCTTTCCGGCGCAGGGCTCGCCCTTGACGTGCCCATAACCTGA